The Mesorhizobium sp. B2-8-5 genome segment CCGCTCGACGTGGTGGTCCTCGGCATGGGCGGCGACGGCCATACCGCCTCGTTCTTTCCCGATGCCGGCAACCTCGAGGAATTGCTCGACCCTGCCTCGCGGCGGATCGTGCTGCCGGTGCACGCGGCGAGCGGCGGCGAGCCGCGGCTGACGCTGTCGATGGCGCGCATCGTCGCCGCCGGCTTCGTCGCGCTCCATATCGAAGGCGGGGACAAGCGCGCCGCGTTCAACGGCGCGATGGGTCCTGGCGCCGAGAAGCCCATCCGCAGAGTGCTCGAGGCGGCGCCGAGACCAATAGAGGTGTTCTGGGCACCCTGATTGCAACATGACGGCCCGACGGCGCTGGGAGGACGTTGCCGGGCTCGAAAGGACGGACCATGACAGCCAGACGCGATATCGAAGCCATCACGGAACGCATCCGCCAACGTTCGAAAGCCGGCCGCGAAACCTATCTCGGCCGCATCGCGGAGGCTTCCAGCCGTACCGCCAACCGCGCGGTGCTGGGCTGCGGCAACCTCGCCCACGGCTTTGCCGTGTGCAGCCCGTCCGAAAAGATCGCGCTGGGCGGCGACCGCGTGCCGAATCTCGGCATCATTACCTCCTACAATGACATGCTGTCGGCGCATCAGCCCTTCGAGACGTTCCCGGCGCTGATCAAGGAAGCCGCGCGGGAAGCGGGCGGCATTGCTCAAGTCGCCGGCGGCGTGCCGGCGATGTGCGACGGCGTCACGCAAGGCCAGCCCGGCATGGAGCTGTCGCTGTTCTCGCGCGACGTGATCGCCATGGCTGCGGCGATCGGCCTGTCGCACAACATGTTCGACGCGGCCGTCTTCCTCGGCGTCTGCGACAAGATCGTGCCGGGGCTGGTGATCGCGGCGCTCACCTTCGGCCATCTGCCTGCCGTCTTCGTCCCCGCCGGGCCGATGACGACGGGCCTCGCGAATGACGAGAAGGCCAAGATCCGCCAGCTTTATGCCGAAGGCAAGGTCGGCCGCGCCGAACTGCTCGAGGCCGAGTCCAAATCCTATCACGGGCCGGGCACCTGCACCTTCTACGGCACAGCCAATTCCAACCAGATGCTGATGGAGATCATGGGCCTGCACACGCCGGGCGCCTCCTTCGTCAATCCCGGCACGCCGCTGCGCGATGCGCTGACGAGGGAAGCGGCGAAGCGGGCGCTGGCGATCACCGCGCTCGGCAACGCCTATACGCCGGTCGGTCGGATGATCGACGAGCGCTCGATCGTCAACGGCGTCGTCGGCCTGCATGCCACCGGCGGCTCGACCAACCACACGATCCATCTGATCGCGATGGCCGCCGCCGCGGGCATCGCGCTGACCTGGCAGGACATTTCCGACCTGTCGGAGGCGGCGCCGCTCTTGGCGCGCGTCTATCCGAACGGGCTTGCCGACGTGAACCATTTCCATGCCGCTGGCGGGCTCGGCTTCCTGATCCGCGAACTGCTCGACGAAGGCTTGTTGCACGAAGACGTGCAGACGGTGTGGGGCGAAGGCCTGCGGCCCTACGCCGTCGAGGCGCGGCTTGGCGACGACGGCAGTGTCGTGCGCGAGGCAGCACCTTCGCAGAGCGGCGACGAGAAGGTGCTGGCACCGTTCAAGAAGGCGTTCCAACCGACGGGCGGCCTGAAAGTGCTGGGCGGCAATCTCGGTCACGCCGTGATCAAGACCTCTGCCGTGAAACCGGAACGCCGTGTCATCGAGGCGCCGGCAAAGGTGTTCGACAGCCAGCAGGCGCTGAACGACGCCTTCAAGGCCGGTACGCTGACCGGCGATTTCATCGCCGTCATCCGTTTCCAGGGCCCTAAGGCCAACGGCATGCCGGAACTGCACAAGCTGACCACTGTGCTCGGCATCCTGCAGGATCGCGGCCAGCGCGTGGCGCTGGTCACCGACGGGCGCATGTCGGGCGCCTCCGGCAAGGTGCCGGCGGCGATCCACGTGACGCCGGAAGCGGTCGAGGACGGACCGATCGCCAGGATCCATGACGGCGACGTCATCCGGCTCGACGCCGATGCAGGCACGCTGGAAGTGCTGGTGCCGGGGACGGAATTCGCGCTGCGCCGCACGGCCGAAGCCGATCTCATCGGCAACGAGTTCGGCTTCGGCCGTGAGTTGTTCGCCGGCTTCCGGCAACTGGTCGGCCGCGCCGACCATGGCGCCGCCGCTTTCGGCAACGCCTGATCTTCTCGACTTCAATAAAAAAGGGCGGCTTGAGGCCGCCCTTTGTTTGTCCTGATCGCAGTGCCTACTGGACGGTGAGTTCGTTGCGCTCGCCGGCCTTGATGGTGAAAGGCGTCTCCTTGTCGGCCTTGTCGGTGGTGAAGTTGGTCACCAGCACGTAGTCGCCCGCGGCAAGCGTGGTCTGCATCTTCTCGCCGTAGGCGTAGGTCGCCTGCTTGCGCTCGCCCTGGATGTTCTTCTTGGCCTCGAAGATCTTGAAGCCGTCCGCGCCGGGCGCGTCGACTGCCACGACACCGGCATTCAGCGTCACGTTGACATCGGTCATCTGTCCGACCGTCACGCTGAAAGGCTGCTCGGTGGACACGGCCTGCACGTCGACGCCCATCACGTAGTCGCCGGGCGGCAGGTCGAACTGGCTGTCGGGACCATAGGCGTAGGTCACCTGATCGCGGGTGCCGTCGAGCTTCTTGGCCGCCTTGTAGACCTTCCAGGACACGTCCGCCCCGGCCTTTTCGCCGCCCTGAGTGTAGAAGGCGTTGGCCTTGGCCTTGCCGACGCCGACGATCATGTCCTTCTCGATCGTCTGCCCGGCCGCGAGCCGAATGGTTTCGGTGATCGTGCCGCTGCCGATCGTCACCGTGACCTTCTCCTCGCCGGCCGGGAGGATGACCTTGGTATCGCCGTATGTCGTCGTGTGGTCGCCCGGATAGGCGAATTCCAGTATAGCGCCGCCGGCGATGTCTGCCCCCGGGCTCGGCCGCGGATGAAGGATCAGCTTGCCGGCATTCAAGATGAAGAGCGGCTGGTAGGCCTGGCCTGCCTCGATCTTGATCTTCTGCTCCGCCTTGGCCTGTCCATCGGTCGCGACCACGACATAATCGCCCGGCTCCAGATTGCCCTTGTAGGCGCCGTATTCGGTGGTGACGGATTCGCCGCGCGTGCCGTCGGGCTTGGCCTTGTAGACCTCCCAGACGTTGCCGTCGGTGATCGGATCATCGCCCTCGGCGAGCACTACGCTCGGCATGAAATTGAACTCCGGCTTTGCCGGCTCAGGCGCCGGGGCCGGAGCCGGTTCAGGCGTGGGAGCCGGAGCCGCGACGGTCTCGACGAGAGCTTCCTGCAGCGCTTTCTCGTCGGAGGCCTGGATGTATTTGCCGCCGGTGTTTTCGGCGAGGCAGGCGATCTGCTTGCCCTCGTCGGCGGTCAGGCCGAAGCCGACGACATCGGCGGTGAAGTCGACGCCGCTTTCCTTCAGCTCCTTGCCGAGCGCGCAAGGATCGCCGCCGCAGGTCTCCAAACCGTCGGTGATCAGCACCACCGTCGCCTTGTCCTCGGTGTATTTCAAAGCCTCGGCGGCCTGCTTGACAGCGGCCGTGAGCGGCGTCTTGCCGAGGAATTTCATACTGTCGGCCGCCGACGAGATGGCGCTGGCGGAACCGGCTTGCGGCGGCACGATCAGCTCGATGTCGTCGCAGCTGCCTTTGGTGCGATGGCCATAGGCCATGAAGCCTATCTCGTCGTCGGCCGGAACCGACTGCAGCACCGTTCGCAGCGATTCACGCGCGATCTCCAGCTTCGGCTTGCCGTCGATCTGGGCCCACATCGAGCCTGATGCATCGAGGATGATGATGACCTTGTTGGCGGCAAAGCCGAAACTGGTCATCGACAAAAGCAGGAGCGCCGCAGCGACGCTCCGTATCAGTCCCGCCATGAATGTCTCCTGAGAGTAGCCCTCGCCTGCGTTGCGAAAGCTATTTGACGCGGCATTCGGAGACAAGTCCGATGGCCGGCGAAGTCACTCAATAAGTGGTGCGCCGCTCTTCCGATGGCGGACGGCCGAACTGCAGCCGGTAGCTCTGCGCGAAATAGGAATGCGAGGTGAAGCCGGTGGCGATCGCCACGTCGAGGATCGGCATGTTGGTCTGGCGCAGCAATTCGCGCGCGCGTTCGAGCCGCAGCCGCATATAGTAGCGGCCAGGCGTCACGCTCAAATGGCGCAGGAACAGGCGCTCGACCTGGCGCACCGACAGCCCCGCCGACTTGGCAAGCTGCACCGCCGACAGCGGCTCGTCGAGATGGTCGGCCATCAATTCGACGATGCGCCTGAGCTTTTCCGACTTTCCGGTGAGGTCGCGCTCCGGTCCGACGCGCTGGCGGTCGCCGGCCGAGCGGATGCGCTCGTGCTGGAACTGGTT includes the following:
- the edd gene encoding phosphogluconate dehydratase, with the translated sequence MTARRDIEAITERIRQRSKAGRETYLGRIAEASSRTANRAVLGCGNLAHGFAVCSPSEKIALGGDRVPNLGIITSYNDMLSAHQPFETFPALIKEAAREAGGIAQVAGGVPAMCDGVTQGQPGMELSLFSRDVIAMAAAIGLSHNMFDAAVFLGVCDKIVPGLVIAALTFGHLPAVFVPAGPMTTGLANDEKAKIRQLYAEGKVGRAELLEAESKSYHGPGTCTFYGTANSNQMLMEIMGLHTPGASFVNPGTPLRDALTREAAKRALAITALGNAYTPVGRMIDERSIVNGVVGLHATGGSTNHTIHLIAMAAAAGIALTWQDISDLSEAAPLLARVYPNGLADVNHFHAAGGLGFLIRELLDEGLLHEDVQTVWGEGLRPYAVEARLGDDGSVVREAAPSQSGDEKVLAPFKKAFQPTGGLKVLGGNLGHAVIKTSAVKPERRVIEAPAKVFDSQQALNDAFKAGTLTGDFIAVIRFQGPKANGMPELHKLTTVLGILQDRGQRVALVTDGRMSGASGKVPAAIHVTPEAVEDGPIARIHDGDVIRLDADAGTLEVLVPGTEFALRRTAEADLIGNEFGFGRELFAGFRQLVGRADHGAAAFGNA
- a CDS encoding vWA domain-containing protein; the encoded protein is MAGLIRSVAAALLLLSMTSFGFAANKVIIILDASGSMWAQIDGKPKLEIARESLRTVLQSVPADDEIGFMAYGHRTKGSCDDIELIVPPQAGSASAISSAADSMKFLGKTPLTAAVKQAAEALKYTEDKATVVLITDGLETCGGDPCALGKELKESGVDFTADVVGFGLTADEGKQIACLAENTGGKYIQASDEKALQEALVETVAAPAPTPEPAPAPAPEPAKPEFNFMPSVVLAEGDDPITDGNVWEVYKAKPDGTRGESVTTEYGAYKGNLEPGDYVVVATDGQAKAEQKIKIEAGQAYQPLFILNAGKLILHPRPSPGADIAGGAILEFAYPGDHTTTYGDTKVILPAGEEKVTVTIGSGTITETIRLAAGQTIEKDMIVGVGKAKANAFYTQGGEKAGADVSWKVYKAAKKLDGTRDQVTYAYGPDSQFDLPPGDYVMGVDVQAVSTEQPFSVTVGQMTDVNVTLNAGVVAVDAPGADGFKIFEAKKNIQGERKQATYAYGEKMQTTLAAGDYVLVTNFTTDKADKETPFTIKAGERNELTVQ